Below is a genomic region from Ferribacterium limneticum.
CGAAGGCACGGCCGGGGCCGGCCAAACCCGCCTCAATGTCTACGAAGACGACAAGCGCATCGCCCAGTACCGCGACAGCGAAACCGGCGTTGGCGCTTATCTTGGTGCCAACATTGGCTTGCTCGGGCCGGTTCGTGTGGGCTGGGTGCAGCGCCATCGCTATTTCGAGCTCGATATCGGCGATCCCTCCCTGCCCAGAGGCGACAAGAAAATGACCGGCTGGAAGGCCAGCCTCGACTTCGACCAGTTCGACCGCGTGTACTTCCCGACACGCGGCTGGGCAGCGCAGCTTTCGTGGTTCGAGTCGCCTGGCAGCAACTACGCGCGCGCCGATGCCGACCTGCGCGGCGCCTACGCCTTCGGCGGCACGGTCTTCAATGCCCGCCTGCGCTATACCGGCTCGCCGCGCGGCAACTTGCCGGTTTTCGACGCCGGCACATTGGGCGGCTTCCTGAACCTGACGGCTTTCGCGCCGAGCCAGATCATCGGCGACGACATTCGCTACGTCGGCGTGCGCGGCGAACAGATCATCGGCCGCCTGCCGCTCGGCCTGCGCGGCGACATGCGCATCGGGCTGGCGCTGGAAATGGCCAAGGTCGGCTCTCCTTACTCCGAATCGACGCGGGTCGGCGTGCTCGACTCGGCGGCCTTGTACCTTGGCGGTCAGACACCGTTCGGGCCAGCTTACGTCGGCTTCGGCTATTCGACGAGCGGCGTCTCGAACCTCTTCCTGTTTGTCGGGACGCCTTGATTACACGGCGAATGGCATACTGAACGACTAATCTTCCAGGAGAAAAACATGAAATCACGTTTTCTGATGTTCGCCCTGGCGGGGCTGCTGTGCGCCGGTCAGGCCCTGGCCCGGATCAACGTCAATACCGCCACTGCCGAAGAGTTGCAGACCCTGAATGGCATCGGGCCGGTACGGGCGCAATTGATCATCGATTATCGCCGTGAGAACGGGCCGTTCAAGTCGATTGACGATTTGCGCAAGATTCCGGAGATCCGGGGCACCGTTGTTGAAGGATTGAAGGGCCGGATTACCTACACCGGCCCGACCAAAATTCCCGGGGCTGAGCGCACTGGCGGGAACGAAAGCGCTGCTCCCGACAGCGCCGCCGCGGCGCCGGCAAAACCGAAGGCGCTTCCGCCGCCCAAACCACTCGCCAAGCCTGTCGAAAAAGCCGCGCAATCTGCCGCGCCGGCCCCCATAGGTACAGCGAAACCGGCCGGCCCGGCCTCTCCGGCCAGACCGGCGATGCCCGGCAAGTCCGCCAACGAGAGTAAGCCAGTTGCCGCATCCACGTCGGCAGATGAGAAACCACCCGCCGCGCTTGCTCCGGCTCGACCCGCCGTGCCTGGCAAGCCGGCCGGTCCGGCCTCGGTTCCGGCCAAACCAGCCGCTTCCGAAGCCAAACCAGCCGCTCCGTCGGCGGCCCCCGCCAAGCCGGCGTCACCTGTCGCCAAACCGGCTGGTTCGGCGGTGCACGGTGCGCCGGCAAAACCCGCCAGCCCGGCGCAGCCTGCTGCGGCGTACTGATAAGCAGCCGAAATCCCAGGGAACAATTGAGCGATAGCCTCTACCTCTGCGCGACGACCCGTCTCGCCCAAACGCTGCGTGGCGAGTTGCCGGCGGAGCAGGCGGTCTGGCGCACCCGGCAGGCGCTGACGCTCGGCCAGTGGTTTGCCACGCTGGCCGACGAAGCGCTGCTCAGCGGCATTGCCGACCTGCCCGTGGGGCTCGACGCATTCTCCGAACGCCTGCTGTGGGAAAAGGTCATTGCCGCCGCGCTGACCGAAGCGGCGCCGCTTTTCGACATTCAGGGCATGGCGGCTTCCGCTGCCGAAGCGCAGGCGCTGGCCCGGGTCTGGAAAATCAAGGCGGACGGCAGCGAGTTGTCCGATGAGGCGAAACTGTTCATCGGCTGGCAGGCGGAATTCGCCAAGCGTTGCCGGAGCAACGGCTGGATCGACCCGGCCGGGCTGCAACGGCAAGTCATCGAACTAATCGCCGCCGGCCATTTCGCGCTGCCGGAAAGCGTCGCCTTCGTCGGTTTTGACCGCTACACGCCGCTCGAACGCGACCTCATGGCGGCCCTGACGGGGCGCGGCGTCAGTGTTCAAAATCAGCCAAAATTTCCGGTTGACCGTAGCAATCAAAAAGTCGTCGCCTGCGCCAATGGCGATGCCGAATGCACCGCCGTGGTCGCCTGGGTGCAGGCGCAGCGGACCGCCAATCCGGCCGGCCGGCTCGGCATCGTGGCGCCCGATCTGGCCGGCGTGCGTGACCGGCTCGAATTCCTGCTCGACGACGCCCTGCATCCGGGGCTGATCCGTCCCGATGCAGCCGAAGTGCCGCGCGCTTTCAATTTCTCGCTCGGCCGGGCGCTGGCCGATCTGCCGCTGATCCGCGTTGCCCTCGATTTGCTGGCGCTCGGTAGCGGCCGGGCCAAGATCGAGCAAAGTCGCTTGTCGGCCTTGCTGCTGGCTGGCGGTTGGTCGGCAGCCGAGGGCGAGGCCGATGGCCGGGCCCGGCTTGATGCCGCCCTGCGCCGCGATCTGCCCTATTTTACGACGTTGCCGGCCGTGTTGCGGCTGGCCGGGCGTTTGGCCGAGAAGGAGCCGCCGCTCTGCCCGCAAACGATGGCCGCACTCGATGCCTTTGTCACCAAGGCCAGTACGGCCAGCCGCAAGCTGCCGCCGGGGCAATGGTCGGGAATTTTCCGGGACTGCCTGAAAGCCGCCGGCTGGCCCGGTGACCGGCCGCTATCCAGCCACGAATTTCAGGCCCGCCGGGCCTTTGGCGAAGTGCTCGACGGTTTCGGCCGGCTCGACGGCCTGCTCGGGCCGCTGGCCTTTGCCGAGGCCGTCCGTCGCCTGGCGCAACTTTGTCGCCAGCGCCTGTTCCAGCCCGAAACGCGCGGCCGGCCGGCGATCCAGGTGCTCGGCGTGCTCGAAAGCGCCGGCCTCGATTTCGACGCCCTGTGGGTTATGGGCATGAACGACGACCTGTGGCCGCCGCCGCCGCGCCCCAATCCGCTCTTGCCGGCCGAGCTGCTGCGCGCTGCCGGGGCGGCGCACGCCAGCGCCGAAGTCGAGCTCGATTTCGCCCAGCGCGTCCATGCCCGGCTCGCCCGGTCGGCGCCGGAAGTGACGTTTTCCTTCGCGCAAGCCGACGGCAATCGTGTCCTGCGGCCGAGTCCGCTGATTGCCGGCATTCCGCTGGCCGCCAACGCCTCGGGCCAAGTCGTGACGCTGGCCCGGCAAATGGCTGGCGAGTCGGCCTCGGCGCTTGAATTGATAGTTGACGCCATGGCGCCACCGGTCGGCGAGGGCGAGAAAGTCTCCGGCGGCAGCTGGGTTTTGCGCGCCCAGGCGATTTGTCCAGCCTGGGCCTACTTCCAGTACCGCCTCGGCGGCGAGGCGATGGATGAGCCGGTCGAAGGGCTCGATCCGGCGGCGCGCGGCACGCTGGTGCACGAGGCGCTGGAGGCTTTCTGGACGGCGATTCGCTCATCCGAGGCGCTGGCCGCCCTGGGCGAAATGAGCCGCCAGCAAGCCATCGCCGAAGCCGTGGCCAAGGCCCTGCAAACCTTCGAACTCGACCGCCGCATCACGCTGCCAGCCCGTTTTCGCGAACTCGAAGCGGCGCGGCTGGCCAAGTTGATTGAAGTTTGGCTGCAGGTCGAGGCCAAGCGCGGCCTGAGCTTTGATGTCATCGCCTGCGAAGCGCCGGCTGAAGTCGAGATCGAAGGCATCAAGGTCAAGATGATCGTCGACCGCATCGACCAGCTGGCCGATGGCCGGCAGGTCATCATCGACTACAAGACCGGCGCCAGCATCGATACCAAAAACTGGGCCGAACAGCGTATCACCGAGCCGCAACTGCCGATCTACGCCGCGCTGGTCAATGAAGACGTCGCCGCCGTCGTCTTCGCCAAGGTCCTGCTCGACAAGCCGGCCTTCGCCGGCGTCGCCGACGAAAAGGACATCCTGCCCGGCGTTCAGGGCATCGGCGACGACAAGCAGAAAATCTTCGATCCGGCCGAATTCCCGGACTGGGTCGCCGTCATCACCCACTGGCGCGAACGCCTGCATGCCGTGGCCAAAGAGGTCAAACAGGGCCAGGCCGGCGTCGTCTTCGCCGACGAAAAGGCCCTGCAATACTGTGAAGTCCTGCCCTTGCTGCGCTTGCCTGAGCGGCGCCGCCTGCTCGCGGAGCGGCTGGCATGAACCCGACGGTCGACCGCCTCGAAGAAGACAAAATCGCCCGGCTGCGGGCGCTCGAGGTTGCCTCGTTCATCGTCGAAGCCCCGGCTGGCGCTGGCAAGACGGAGTTGCTGACGCAGCGCTACCTGCGCCTGCTGGCTGTCGTCGAGCATCCGGAAGAAGTGCTGGCGCTGACCTTCACCAACAAGGCAGCGACCGAGATGCGCGACCGCATTCTCGGCAGCCTGGAGCGCGCGGCGAGCGGAAATCTGCCGGCCGAGGCGCACAAGCAACAGACTTTCGACCTGGCGCAAAAGGTCCTCGCCCACGATGCGGCGCAAGGCTGGCAGTTGCTCGGCCACCCCGGCCGGCTACGCATCACGACGCTCGACGCCCTGTGCGCCAGCCTGGCCCGCCAGATGCCCTACCTGAGCCGCTTCGGTGCCCAGCCCGGCGTCGCCGAGGACGCCGAGGCGCACTACGCGACGGCGGCGCGGCGGACGTTGGAAATGGTCGAGGCCGGCGGCGCCGATGCCGATATCGTGGCCGAGGCGCTGGCTTTCATGGACAACAACGCCGGGCGCCTCGAAAAACTGCTGATCGCCATGCTCGGCCGGCGCGACCAATGGCTGCAGCACGCCTCGCGCATCGAAAGCGGGGCGATGAAGGCCGAGGTCGAGGCCGGTTTTGCGGCGCTCATCGAGCGCGATCTGGCGGTCGTTGGCGACTTGCTCGACGCCCGCCTGCAAAGCCTGCTCATGCCGCTGGCGCGCTTCGCCGCGGCCAATGTGCCGGGCATTCTCGATTTCATTTTTGACTGGAATTTCCGGTTGACCGTGGGAATCGCCGATTTGCCGCGCTGGCAGGCGGTGGCGGCCCTGCTCATGACCGGTACGGGGACGCTGCGCAAGACGGTCGATAAACGCATCGGTTTCCCGGCCGACAAGGAGTTTGCCGACCAGAAAAAAGCCATGCTCGAACTGCTCGCCGAGCTGCGCGGCATCGCCGGGCTCGAAGCGGCGCTGGCCATGCTCGTCAAGCTGCCGCGGCCGGAACTGAGCGACGGCGAATGGGCCACCGTCGAATGCTTTTCGCGCCTGCTCCGGCTGGCCGCCGGGCAGCTGTGGCTGGCCTTTCAGGAAGCCGGCGAGGTCGACTTCATCGAAATCGCCGCCCGCGCCGGGATGGCGCTCGGCGACGACGAGGCGCCGACCGATCTGGCCCAGGCCCTCGACTACCGTATCCGCCACCTGCTCGTCGACGAATTCCAGGACACCAGCCCGACCCAGGTCGAACTGATCGAAAAGCTGACACGCGGTTGGATGCCGGGCGACGGCCGGACGCTGTTCGTCGTCGGCGATCCGATGCAGTCGATCTACCGCTTTCGCAAGGCTGACGTCGGGCTCTTCCTGCGCGTCCGCGAGCGCGGCATCGGCGACATCAGCCTCGGCCATCTGCGCCTGTTCCGCAACAACCGCTCGTATCCGGGCATAGTCGATTGGGTCAATACCGCCTTCCCGAGCATCTTCCCGGCCGCCGACAGCCCCGAGGCCGGCGCTGTGCGCTACGCCGAATCGGCGGCGACCCGGCCGGCGCGGGCCGATAGCGGCGTCGAGGTCCATCCGGTCATCGAGCGCGACGGTACGGATGCCGTTGGCGAAGAAGCCTGCCGCATCCTCGCTATCATCCGCCAGTCCCGTCGCGAAGCTCCGGAAGAGCGCATCGCCGTCCTCGTTCGCGCCCGCAGCCACCTCGACGCGCTCGTCGGCGAAATCCGCCGCAGTGCGCCGGAGCTGCGCTTTCAGGCCGTCGACATCGAAGGTCTGGATGGTCGCCAGCATGTGCAAGACCTGCTCACCCTGTTCCGCGCCCTGCATCATCGGGCCGACCGCGTGCCCTGGCTGGCGCTCTTGCGCGCCCCGTGGTGCGGCCTCAAGCTGGCCGACCTCCACGCGCTGGCCGCCGATGACCGGAAGTCGACGATCTGGCAACTCATGCAGGACGAAGCACGCCTCGCCCGCTTGTCCGAAGACGGCCGGCAACGCCTGTTGCACGTGCGCGAAGTCCTGCAACTGACCTTCGCCGGCCGCGCCCGCCAGCATCCGCGGCGCTGGCTCGAAGGTGCCTGGCTCATGCTCGGCGGGCCGCGCTGTCTCGAAGCGCCCGAAGCGCTCAACGATGTCGATGCCTTCTTCAAGCTCGTCGACAAACTCGTAGCCAGCCGCAACCTCAGCGCCGAAACGCTGGCCGCCCATGCCGCCGAGCTCTATGCGCCGTCCGACCCGCTCGGCGACGCGGTGCAGATGATGACCGTGCACAAATCCAAGGGCCTCGAATTCGACACTGTGATCCTGCCCGGCCTCGACCGCGGCACCGGCGGCAACGAGAGCAGCCTGCTGCTCTGGGACGAAGTGGCCGGGGCCGATGGCGACGAACACCTGCTCGTCGCGCCGATGAAGCAAAAGGGTGCCGGCAACGGCGAGCCGACCGCCTACGACTACCTCAAGAAGCTCGAAGCCGAACGTGCCGCGCACGAAGACGAACGCCTGCTTTACGTCGCCGCCACTCGCGCCATCCGCAAGCTGCATCTGCTCGGCGTGGCCGTCGCCGATGACAAAAAGGACGACGGTCTCAAGCCACCGGCTGCCGGCACGCTGCTCAACCTGCTCTGGCCGGGTGTCGCCCAGCCGGTATTCGCGGCAGCGCTGGCCGGCGTCGGAGTTACCCCGCCGGCCAGCCTTGGCATCGATCCGGCCAGCTTCATCCCGCCACTCGTTCGCCTGCGTGAAACGGTGCTGCCGGCCAGCCTCGGCGCGCTACCCGAAGGCCTGCGCCCGGCCGACAACCCCCTCGATCTCGATGAAACTGAAATTGGCCTGTCGCTCGAAGCGTCAGTCGGTACGCTGGTCCATCGCTATCTCGAACTGATGGTGAAAAACGGCCTGAAAAACTGGTCGGCCGCAAGAGTCGCCACGCTGCACCCGGCCTGCCAGCGCTGGCTGCGCAACCTGGGCCATGGCGAGGAAGAGGCCGCCAGCGGCGCGCTGGAGGTTATCGCAGCACTGCGCACCACGCTGAGCTCCGACAGCGGTTGCTGGGTCCTCGCCGACCATCCCGAAGCCGCCGCCGAGCAGGCGTGGAGCAGCAGCGACGGCGAGGTGACGGTCAACCACGTGATCGACCGTATTTTCGTCGCCGACGGTTGCCGCTGGATCATCGACTACAAGACGGCGCGCCTGCCCGAGGCCGAGTTGGCGCAGCGCGCCGAAAGCTACCGGCCGCAGCTCGAACGCTATGCCGGCCTGTTCGCCGACACCGGACTGCTGCTCAGGCTGGCCATTTTCTTCCCGGTGCAGGGACGGCTGGTTGAACTCGCGGCACTCTAGGGCTTTGTGATTCCTGTCGCCAGGGTAAAGACGGGCACTTGTGTCATATCCATATCGACTATAATCCCGGCCTGCCCGAATTTATGCGATAAACATGTCTCGCGCTGCGCTTCTCTTCCTGTTGTGTTGCGCGCTACCTGCTGATCCGGGAAGCGGCGTGCTGGCGGCTGACGAACCGGCGCTGCGCGTGCTGGTTCTCGAAAACGCCCCGCCGATGTCCTTTCGCGACGAGTTTGGCCATTTGACCGGTTTCAGCGTCGAGATCGCCCGGGCGGTGTGCAGTGAAATGCGCGTCAATTGCGCTTTTGATGTCGTCACGCAAAGTGCATTGCTCCCCACCATGAGTCAGGGCAAAGCCGACATCGCCGCCGTTGGCCTGCTCGAAACAGCGGAGCGGCGCACCAGGATACTGTTTGCCAAACCCTATTACCGCTCGATGTCGTTGTGGCTCGCCCAACCCGGGGTTTCCCCCGGACAGGCCGGAGTCAAAGTGGCCGTCGTCGGTGGTTCGGCCCAGGATGCCTATGGCCGCAAGCAGGGCTGGGACATGCTGGCGGTCACCACCCATGGCGAACTGGGCGAGCCGCTGGTTTCCGGCAGGGCTCAGGCTGTACTCGTGCCCATGATCACGGCCATCAACCTGCAGAAAACCGAGGCCTTCCGGCAACTGGGGCTGGCGACGACGGTGATTCAGGCTCCCGAACTGAGCGGCGACGCGTCATTTGGCATTTCTCCCTTCCGCCCGGAGTTGCGGAAAGAAATTAATGCCGCGCTTGATCGCATCAAGCGCAATGGGACGTATGATCGGATCAATTCCCGGTTTCTGCCCTTTCGGGTGAGTTGATGCCAGCTAGTACCCCGCTTCCGATCTGCCGTCAGGTTGCACGAGGTTTGCCGTGATCACGGCGCTCAAGGCCATTCGTGCCGGCCGGGCCTTTGCCCTGCTGGCGGCACTTTTCCTCGTCGCCTTCGGGATCGCTGTCGTCCAGCTGTCGCTCGATCAGCAACGTGTCGTCGACGCTACCAGCCGCCTGCAGGAACAAACGGTGCCGGAGATCATCCGCTTCCAGCGCCTGGCCCGCAATCTCGAGCAACTCCGCCAGGAGGGCGAGCGGATCTTTGCCGTCAGCTCGCACACCTCGCGCCAGCAATCAATGTTCGTTGTGACATTGATCGCCAGCCATCCGAGCATTCTCGAACATCCCGGTGCAGCCCAGCTGGCGCGTGAAACCGAACAGTTTCTCGGCGACGTCGTGCGTCAGGCGGCGACCGCCGACCGCCGACCGGCGACCCGCTACGATGAATGGCAACGCATCGCCGCCCGCCTCGGCATGCAGGTCGACGACGTGTCGGTTCAGGGTATCAACCTGGCCAACAACGACCTGGCGGTCGCCACTAGCGCGATGAAGCTGGCGCGCTACAAACTGATGATTGCGTTGCTACTCGTTGGCATCTTCCTGCTTGTCTTCATGGTTCTTGTCCGTCGTCACCTGATTTACCCGTTGCAGCGCATCAACCACGCGCTATCGACGCTCAGTGCCGACCGTCCGGCGCCCGCGTTCAAGCCGTCGACCATGCTCGAAATCCAGGCCGTCGAGGAATCCATCAGCGAACACCATGCCTTGCTCATTCAGAATGAAGAAACCCGGCAGGCTCTGGAAAAGCTGGCCAACAAGGACGGCCTGACCGGCATCATGAATCGCCGGCACTTCATGCAGTCGGCCGAAGTCGAATTGCAGCGTGCCCAGCGTTATCGCCGGCCGGTGACGGTGGCCATGGCCGACCTCGACCTGTTCAAGAAGCTCAACGACACCTACGGTCATGCCGCCGGCGATGCCGTACTGTGTGCCTTTGCCAATCTGGTCGAGGATACCCTGCGCCAGTCCGACCTCGTTTGTCGCTATGGCGGAGAGGAATTTGCCTTCCTTTTTCCGGAAATCGGGGCAGCCGAGACCGAAAAGCTGGCTGAACGCCTGCGCGTTCGTTGCGCCGCCATGGAAGTCCCCCTGCCCGATGGTCGCTCGGTCAAGGCCACGGTCAGTATCGGGCTGGCCGATGCCAGCGAATGTCCCATCGAAATCGCCCTCAAGCGCGCCGACGAGGCGCTTTACGAAGCCAAGCGCCTCGGCCGCAACCGGGTCGTGGTCTCCGGACCGCCGGAACCGGCGGTCGATAGCGAGCCGGATACGCGCACGGCCAGCCTGTTTTGAGCATGTCTGTCGTTGCAAGAACTTGTCGCGCTCTCGTTTTTCTGCTTGTCGTCCTCGGTCTGCCAGCGTTCTCGCTTGAGCCGCCGACAGGCGGGCTGGAAGACGACGACGTCGTGGTCGACTATCGCGACGGTACCTATTTCGCCAGCCTGGCCTTCCTGGTTGCAGCGTCGCCGGCTGTCGTCATCGATGTGCTGACCGATTTCAATCACATGGTCGGTATCGTCCCCAATCTGGAAAGCAGCCAGATCGTCTCGCGCCAGGGCAACGTTTTCGTCATCAAGCAGCGCGGCAAGGCGAATTTTGGCCCGTTTTCCTTCCCCTTCGAGTCGCTGCGCCAGATCGAACTGCTTCCTGACGGGCGAATTCTCGGCCGCGCCCTGGGTGGCTCAACGAAGCATATGCGCAGCGAACTCCGGGTGCAGGCGCAGGGGCGTGGGGCACGTGTCGATTACCAGATCGAGGTCGTTCCCGATCGCTGGCTGCCGGCTAGCCTCGGCGTCCCGTTCATGCGCCATGAAATGGCCGAGCAATTCACCGCCCTGATCCACGAAATGGAACGCCGTCAGGGCATCGCTCGTTCCCGCTGATTCAGCCCCAGAGCAGACAGACCCAGACGGCAGCGGCGTTGAGCAGGCTGAGCAGCACGGCGGCGCTGCCCATGTCCTTGGCCCGCTTGGCGAGTTCGCTCTTCTCTGGTGAGGCCTTGTCGACGACGGCTTCGACGGCTGAATTGAGGATTTCGACGATCAGGATGAGGACGATGCTGCCGATCATCAAGGCCCGTTCGACACCGGTTTTACCGAGGTAAATGGCGAGCGGAAGGGCGATGGCGGCGAGCAGGATTTCCTGGCGAAAGGCCGCCTCGTTGCGCCAGGCGGCAGCAATGCCGTCACGCGAGTAGCCAAGCGCGTTGATCAGCCGCCGCAGGCCGCGTTTGCCTTTGAGTTCGGCGGCGCTCATCGTTCCGCCTTGGCTTGGCGATTTGAATTTTGGCTGTTTTTTCCAGTTGACCGTGGAATCATCATTTCAGGCTATTTCTTGTCGAGCAGCGGCTTGAGGAAGCGCCCGGTGTGGCTGGCCTTGCACTTGGCGACCTGCTCCGGTGTGCCGGCAACGAGGATGCGGCCGCCGCCGTCGCCGCCTTCCGGGCCGAGGTCGACGATCCAGTCAGCAGTCTTTATGACGTCGAGGTTGTGCTCGATGACGACGATGGTGTTGCCGTTGGCGGCCAGCCGTTGGAGGACGCTGAGCAGCATTTCAATATCCTGGAAATGCAGGCCGGTGGTCGGTTCGTCGAGGATGTAGAGGGTGCGACCGGTGTCGCGTTTGGACAGTTCAAGGGCCAGCTTGACGCGCTGGGCCTCGCCGCCGGATAGCGTGGTGGCGCTCTGGCCGAGGGTGATGTAGCTGAGGCCAACATCGACCAGGGTTTGCAGCTTTCTCGCGATATTGGGCACCGGGTCGAAAAACTCGCGCGCCTGCTCGACGGTCATGCCGAGGATGTCGTAGATGTTCTTGCCCTTGTACTGGACTTCCAGCGTTTCGCGGTTGTAGCGCTTGCCGTGGCAGACGTCGCACGGCACATAGATGTCGGGCAGGAAATGCATCTCGACCTTGATCATGCCGTCGCCCTGGCAGGCCTCGCAGCGGCCGCCCTTGACGTTGAAGCTGAAGCGGCCCGGGCCGTAGCCGCGGACGCGCGATTCGGGCACCTGGGCGAACAGCTCGCGGATCGGCGTCAAGAGGCCGGTGTAGGTCGCCGGGTTGGAGCGCGGCGTGCGGCCGATGGGCGCCTGGTCGACATTGATGACCTTGTCGAACAGTTCGAGGCCGATGATTTCCTTGTACGGCGCCGGCTCCGTCGTCGAGCCGTAGAGATGGCGGGCGGCCGCGGCGTAGAGCGTGTCGTTGATCAGCGTCGATTTGCCGGAGCCCGAAACGCCGGTGATGCAGGTGAGCAGGCCGCCAGGGATTTCGAGGGTAACGTCCTTGAGATTGTTGCCATAGGCGCCAATCACCTTGAGCTGCTTGTTCGGATCCTGCGGTCGACGCGATTTTGGCGCCGAAATCGATTTGCGGCCGGACAGGTAGTCGCCAGTCATCGACAGCGGGTTGGCCGTGACTTCGGCCGGCGTGCCTTGGGCGACGACGGCGCCGCCGTGGACGCCCGCGCCGGGGCCGATGTCGACGACGTAATCGGCGCTGCGGATGGCGTCTTCGTCATGTTCGACGACCAAAACCGTGTTGCCCATGTCGCGCAGGTTTTTCAGAGTTTGGAGCAGGCGGTCGTTGTCGCGCTGGTGCAGGCCGATGGAGGGTTCATCGAGGACGTACATGACGCCGGTCAGGCCGGAACCGATCTGCGAGGCCAGCCGAATCCGTTGCGCCTCGCCGCCAGACAAGGTTTCGGCCGAGCGTTCGAGGCACAGGTAATCGAGGCCGACGTTGATCAGGAAGCTCAGGCGGGCGGTGATTTCCTTGAGAATCTTGTCGGCGACCTGCGCCTTGTTGCCGGCCAGCGTCAGGCAGTTGAAGTAATTGCGCGCCTCGCCGAGCGGCAGGCGGCTGATTTCGTGCAAGGTATGCGTGCCGACCCGCACATGGCGCGCTTCGATGCGTAGCCGGGTGCCGGCGCAACTCGGGCAGGCCGAGCTGCTGACGTATTTCGATAACTCTTCGCGCACGGCATTCGATTCGCTGCCGCGGTAGCGCCGTTCGAGATTGGGAATAATGCCTTCGAAGCTGTGGCTGCGGTCGAAGCGCGTGCCCTTCTCGTTGAGGTAGCGGAAATTGATCTCGGTTTTGCCGGAGCCGTAGAGGATGAGCTGGCGCTGCGACTCGGTCAGTTGCTCGAAGGGCGTGTCGACTGAGAAACCGTAGTGGTCGGCGATCGATTCGATGATCTGGAAATAGAACTGGTTCTTCTTGTCCCAGCCGCGAATGGCACCGTTGGCCAGCGAGGCGGCCGGGTTGGTGACGACGCGCTTGGGGTCGAAGAACTGGATGACGCCTAGCCCGTCGCACTTTGGGCAGGCGCCCATCGGGTTGTTGAAGGAAAACAGGCGCGGTTCGAGTTCCTGCAGGGCATACGAGCAGACCGGGCAGGCGAACTTGGCCGAGAACATGTGTTCCTTGCCGTCGTCCATCTCGAGTGCGATGGCCCGGCCTTCGGCATGGCGCAGGGCGGTCTCGAAGGATTCGGCGAGGCGCTGGCGCATGTCGTCGCGCACTTTCAGACGGTCGACGAC
It encodes:
- a CDS encoding GGDEF domain-containing protein; protein product: MITALKAIRAGRAFALLAALFLVAFGIAVVQLSLDQQRVVDATSRLQEQTVPEIIRFQRLARNLEQLRQEGERIFAVSSHTSRQQSMFVVTLIASHPSILEHPGAAQLARETEQFLGDVVRQAATADRRPATRYDEWQRIAARLGMQVDDVSVQGINLANNDLAVATSAMKLARYKLMIALLLVGIFLLVFMVLVRRHLIYPLQRINHALSTLSADRPAPAFKPSTMLEIQAVEESISEHHALLIQNEETRQALEKLANKDGLTGIMNRRHFMQSAEVELQRAQRYRRPVTVAMADLDLFKKLNDTYGHAAGDAVLCAFANLVEDTLRQSDLVCRYGGEEFAFLFPEIGAAETEKLAERLRVRCAAMEVPLPDGRSVKATVSIGLADASECPIEIALKRADEALYEAKRLGRNRVVVSGPPEPAVDSEPDTRTASLF
- a CDS encoding SRPBCC family protein; this translates as MSVVARTCRALVFLLVVLGLPAFSLEPPTGGLEDDDVVVDYRDGTYFASLAFLVAASPAVVIDVLTDFNHMVGIVPNLESSQIVSRQGNVFVIKQRGKANFGPFSFPFESLRQIELLPDGRILGRALGGSTKHMRSELRVQAQGRGARVDYQIEVVPDRWLPASLGVPFMRHEMAEQFTALIHEMERRQGIARSR
- a CDS encoding diacylglycerol kinase — protein: MSAAELKGKRGLRRLINALGYSRDGIAAAWRNEAAFRQEILLAAIALPLAIYLGKTGVERALMIGSIVLILIVEILNSAVEAVVDKASPEKSELAKRAKDMGSAAVLLSLLNAAAVWVCLLWG
- the uvrA gene encoding excinuclease ABC subunit UvrA, translated to MEFIRIRGARTHNLKNINLDLPRNQLIVITGLSGSGKSSLAFDTLYAEGQRRYVESLSAYARQFLQLMEKPDVDLIEGLSPAISIEQKATSHNPRSTVGTVTEIHDYLRLLFARAGTPYCPDHNQPLEAQTVSQMVDSVLALPAETKLMILAPVVANRKGEQLDLFAELRAQGFARVRVDGTVYEIDDVPKLAKTHKHTVDVVVDRLKVRDDMRQRLAESFETALRHAEGRAIALEMDDGKEHMFSAKFACPVCSYALQELEPRLFSFNNPMGACPKCDGLGVIQFFDPKRVVTNPAASLANGAIRGWDKKNQFYFQIIESIADHYGFSVDTPFEQLTESQRQLILYGSGKTEINFRYLNEKGTRFDRSHSFEGIIPNLERRYRGSESNAVREELSKYVSSSACPSCAGTRLRIEARHVRVGTHTLHEISRLPLGEARNYFNCLTLAGNKAQVADKILKEITARLSFLINVGLDYLCLERSAETLSGGEAQRIRLASQIGSGLTGVMYVLDEPSIGLHQRDNDRLLQTLKNLRDMGNTVLVVEHDEDAIRSADYVVDIGPGAGVHGGAVVAQGTPAEVTANPLSMTGDYLSGRKSISAPKSRRPQDPNKQLKVIGAYGNNLKDVTLEIPGGLLTCITGVSGSGKSTLINDTLYAAAARHLYGSTTEPAPYKEIIGLELFDKVINVDQAPIGRTPRSNPATYTGLLTPIRELFAQVPESRVRGYGPGRFSFNVKGGRCEACQGDGMIKVEMHFLPDIYVPCDVCHGKRYNRETLEVQYKGKNIYDILGMTVEQAREFFDPVPNIARKLQTLVDVGLSYITLGQSATTLSGGEAQRVKLALELSKRDTGRTLYILDEPTTGLHFQDIEMLLSVLQRLAANGNTIVVIEHNLDVIKTADWIVDLGPEGGDGGGRILVAGTPEQVAKCKASHTGRFLKPLLDKK